The sequence GGTTAACTTTTACCAGGATAGAGTTAGCCGTATCCTGATCGATGCCTTGTTGTAAACGTTTTACGTTGGTAACAAACAGGTCGTCGCCTACCAGCTGCACTTTGCTGCCAATACGGTCTGTCAGCATTTTCCAGCCATCCCAATCGTCCTCGGCCATACCGTCTTCGATAGAGATAACAGGGTATTTTTCAGTTAAAGAAGCCAGGTATTCGGCCTGTTCTGCGCTGGTGCGGATGGCGCCTTTATCACCTTCAAATTTTGTATAATCGTATTTGCCGTCTTTGTAAAACTCAGAAGCGGCGCAGTCGAACGCCAGGCAAATATCAACACCAGGTTTGTAACCAGCCTTCTCGATAGCTTTCAAAATGGTTTCTACGCCATCTTCGGTACCTTCGAAGGTCGGGGCGAAGCCGCCTTCGTCGCCTACCGCGGTAGATAGACCGCGATCGTGCAGGATCTTTTTCAGGTTGTGGAATACCTCGGTGCCCCAACGCAAAGCCTCAGAGAACGAAGAGGCGCCAACCGGCATGATCATGAACTCCTGGAACGCGATAGGCGCGTCAGAGTGCGAACCGCCATTAACAATGTTCATCATTGGGATTGGGAGCGTATTAGCGTTAACACCACCCACATAACGGAAAAGCGACTGGCGGCTTTCCTGCGCGGCAGCTTTAGCGGCAGCCAGCGAAACACCTAAAATAGCGTTAGCGCCCAGTTTGCCTTTGTTTTCGGTACCATCCAATTGGATCATCAGTTTATCGATAGCGTTCTGCTCGAACACATCAAAACCCTTCAGGGCAGGGGCAATCACATCGTTTACGTTGGCAACGGCTTTTAAAACGCCTTTGCCCATATATACGGCCTTATCATTATCGCGCAGTTCAACAGCCTCGTGAACGCCGGTAGATGCACCTGATGGTACAGCTGCGCGGCCAAGAGCGCCGTTCTCGGTTAATACTTCAACTTCAATGGTTGGGTTGCCGCGCGAATCCAGTATCTGGCGGGCGTGTACATCAATTATAATGCTCATTTTTGTGGTCTATATTTAGTAGTG comes from Mucilaginibacter mali and encodes:
- the eno gene encoding phosphopyruvate hydratase, whose product is MSIIIDVHARQILDSRGNPTIEVEVLTENGALGRAAVPSGASTGVHEAVELRDNDKAVYMGKGVLKAVANVNDVIAPALKGFDVFEQNAIDKLMIQLDGTENKGKLGANAILGVSLAAAKAAAQESRQSLFRYVGGVNANTLPIPMMNIVNGGSHSDAPIAFQEFMIMPVGASSFSEALRWGTEVFHNLKKILHDRGLSTAVGDEGGFAPTFEGTEDGVETILKAIEKAGYKPGVDICLAFDCAASEFYKDGKYDYTKFEGDKGAIRTSAEQAEYLASLTEKYPVISIEDGMAEDDWDGWKMLTDRIGSKVQLVGDDLFVTNVKRLQQGIDQDTANSILVKVNQIGTLTETIDAVSLAQTNGYTSVMSHRSGETEDATIADLAVALNCGQIKTGSASRSDRIAKYNQLLRIEEELGANAKFIGKNFKYFKKK